A genomic window from Labrus bergylta chromosome 7, fLabBer1.1, whole genome shotgun sequence includes:
- the znf319b gene encoding zinc finger protein 319, whose product MDWATSAAKVNPYSRARMTETWQHAPPPVVHTIPPGTENALGCAVYGIVLQPDATSIQQQQQSQHGQHSQQHNGSQQHGGGQHSQQQQQHPAQQTSLQVGTEGVHKCGACGHDISHLANPHEHQCMVSQDRSFQCTQCLKIFHQATDLLEHQCVQVEQKPFVCGVCKMGFSLLTSLAQHHTSHNSTNPMKCSICEKTYRPGSSGNVTPNQNNLLQTSSERASSSSSSSILPFPSARDRPYKCLVCQKGFKHLSELTRHERVHTGEKPFKCDTCDKAFSQSSHLQHHQRTHSSERPFKCAVCEKSFKHRSHLVRHMYVHSGEHLFKCNLCELHFKESSELLHHPCHPQGSRPFRCATCGKGFKRPSDLRQHERTHSEERPFHCDECQMSFKQQYALVRHRRMHKDPTDRPFKCNLCDKGFMQPSHLLYHQHVHGMDNLFKCASCQKEFSQSGELLRHKCGESSSTSPDKPYKCDVCGKGYKKSSTLQRHQNAHCQEKPLKCSLCDRRFLSSSEFVQHRCDPSREKPLKCPDCEKRFKYSSDLNRHRRVHTGEKPYECSHCNKGFKQREHLIKHQSTHSREGQFKCVWCGERFSDLGSLQDHTVQHTADGGGYAVSQCI is encoded by the exons ATGGA TTGGGCTACATCAGCTGCCAAGGTGAATCCCTACAGCCGAGCTCGCATGACTGAGACGTGGCAACATGCTCCCCCTCCAGTTGTTCACACAATCCCTCCTGGAACTGAGAATGCGTTAGGCTGCGCCGTGTATGGCATTGTACTGCAACCAGATGCAACATCtatacagcagcagcaacagagcCAGCATGGGCAGCATAGCCAACAACATAATGGGAGTCAGCAGCATGGAGGCGGACAGcacagtcagcagcagcagcagcaccctgCCCAACAGACCTCCCTACAGGTAGGTACAGAGGGAGTGCACAAATGTGGGGCCTGTGGACATGACATCTCTCATTTGGCCAACCCACATGAACACCAATGCATGGTGAGTCAGGACAGGTCATTCCAGTGCACCCAGTGCTTGAAGATTTTCCACCAGGCGACAGACTTACTTGAACACCAGTGTGTTCAGGTGGAGCAAAAGCCATTTGTGTGTGGCGTGTGTAAGATGGGCTTCTCCCTACTCACCTCTTTAGCCCAGCACCACACATCACATAACAGCACCAACCCAATGAAATGCTCTATATGTGAGAAGACTTACAGACCTGGTTCCTCTGGCAATGTTACACCCAACCAAAATAATCTCCTGCAGACAAGCAGCGAAAGGGCATCGTCAAGCAGCAGCTCTTCTATCCTACCCTTTCCCTCAGCACGAGACCGGCCGTACAAATGCTTGGTTTGCCAGAAGGGCTTCAAACATCTCTCAGAACTCACACGGCACGAGAGGGTGCACACAGGAGAGAAGCCTTTCAAATGTGATACATGTGACAAGGCCTTCAGCCAGTCTTCACACCTGCAGCACCACCAGCGGACTCATAGCAGTGAGCGCCCATTCAAATGTGCTGTTTGTGAAAAGAGTTTTAAGCACCGCTCCCACCTTGTGCGCCACATGTATGTACACTCTGGTGAGCACTTGTTTAAATGCAACTTATGTGAGCTGCACTTCAAAGAGTCGTCAGAGCTCCTTCACCACCCCTGCCACCCACAGGGTTCCCGCCCGTTCCGCTGTGCAACATGTGGTAAGGGTTTCAAACGGCCATCTGACCTACGTCAGCATGAGCGCACACACTCCGAGGAGCGTCCCTTCCACTGTGATGAGTGTCAGATGAGCTTCAAGCAGCAGTATGCTCTGGTGCGCCACCGACGCATGCACAAAGACCCCACTGACCGGCCATTCAAATGCAATCTGTGCGACAAGGGTTTTATGCAGCCCTCTCACCTCCTGTACCACCAGCATGTCCACGGCATGGACAACCTTTTCAAGTGTGCCTCATGCCAGAAGGAGTTCAGCCAGTCAGGAGAGCTGCTCAGACACAAATGTGGTGAATCGTCCAGTACCTCACCTGACAAGCCTTACAAGTGTGATGTCTGTGGCAAGGGCTACAAGAAGAGTTCAACATTACAGCGACATCAAAATGCTCACTGCCAAGAGAAGCCCCTTAAGTGCTCCCTTTGTGACCGTCGCTTCCTGTCTTCTTCAGAATTTGTTCAGCACCGCTGCGACCCATCGCGTGAGAAGCCGCTGAAATGCCCTGACTGTGAGAAACGTTTTAAATACTCATCAGACCTGAACAGACACCGGCGCGTGCACACAGGGGAGAAACCGTACGAATGCAGCCACTGCAACAAGGGCTTCAAACAGCGAGAGCACCTGATAAAACACCAGAGCACCCACTCCAGAGAAGGCCAGTTCAAGTGTGTATGGTGCGGTGAGCGTTTCAGCGACTTGGGCTCTTTGCAGGATCACACAGTGCAGCACACAGCAGATGGAGGGGGTTACGCAGTCTCCCAGTGCATTTAA
- the usb1 gene encoding U6 snRNA phosphodiesterase 1 isoform X1 produces the protein MLTAYSSSSEEESEAPSTTPQNSPVSSKCQEEDDHSPQRKKPKMKEQVVETSVSRLPLPGCLLEMFPDEVDSQSEQSALHGGRIRSFKHERGNWATYVYLPHLPEEEFRLLLKEMLLVARGRGVVMTPQEEFHLSLSQTVALRHHWIQPFTQSLRAGLVHCKRFICSAGRLRIYCNAEGTRTFLGMEVSNGHAQLLDLVQVVDKTMAEFHLDPFYKDPSFHVSLAWCVGDLREQMKEGIQELQSLVDDHEEGPFQLMLDCVEVQCRTGNKTFRFPL, from the exons ATGTTGACTGCatacagcagcagctcagaggaggaaagTGAGGCTCCATCGACCACTCCTCAAAACTCACCTGTCTCTTCTAAGTGTCAGGAGGAAGATGACCACAGCCCACAAAGAAAGAAACCGAAAATGAAGGAGCAGGTTGTTGAAACAAG tgtttCCAGGTTGCCTCTTCCTGGTTGCTTGTTGGAGATGTTCCCAGATGAAGTGGACTCACAGTCTGAACAAAGTGCTCTTCATGGTGGACGTATCCGCTCGTTTAAACACGAGAGAGGCAACTGGGCCACTTACGTTTATTTACCAC ACCTTCCTGAAGAAGAATTCAGGTTGTTGTTGAAGGAAATGCTTTTGGTAGCGAGGGGTCGTGGTGTGGTGATGACCCCTCAGGAGGAGTTTCACCTCAGCCTGTCTCAGACAGTGGCGCTGAGACACCACTGGATCCAGCCCTTCACACAGAGTCTCAGAGCCGGCCTTGTGCATTGCAAGAG GTTTATATGTTCAGCGGGGAGACTGAGGATCTATTGTAATGCTGAAGGAACAAG GACATTTCTCGGGATGGAAGTGTCTAATGGGCATGCCCAGTTGTTGGACCTGGTCCAAGTAGTAGACAAAACAATGGCAGAGTTTCACTTGGACCCTTTCTATAAG GATCCGTCTTTCCATGTAAGTTTAGCCTGGTGTGTTGGAGATTTGAGGGAACAGATGAAGGAAGGAATTCAGGAGCTGCAG AGTCTGGTTGATGATCATGAAGAAGGACCATTTCAGCTAATGTTGGATTGCGTTGAGGTGCAATGCAGGACAGGAAACAAGACCTTTCGTTTCCCTCTGTAG
- the usb1 gene encoding U6 snRNA phosphodiesterase 1 isoform X2 — protein MLFHKHYGKSVSRLPLPGCLLEMFPDEVDSQSEQSALHGGRIRSFKHERGNWATYVYLPHLPEEEFRLLLKEMLLVARGRGVVMTPQEEFHLSLSQTVALRHHWIQPFTQSLRAGLVHCKRFICSAGRLRIYCNAEGTRTFLGMEVSNGHAQLLDLVQVVDKTMAEFHLDPFYKDPSFHVSLAWCVGDLREQMKEGIQELQSLVDDHEEGPFQLMLDCVEVQCRTGNKTFRFPL, from the exons ATGCTGTTTCATAAACATTATGGAAAAAG tgtttCCAGGTTGCCTCTTCCTGGTTGCTTGTTGGAGATGTTCCCAGATGAAGTGGACTCACAGTCTGAACAAAGTGCTCTTCATGGTGGACGTATCCGCTCGTTTAAACACGAGAGAGGCAACTGGGCCACTTACGTTTATTTACCAC ACCTTCCTGAAGAAGAATTCAGGTTGTTGTTGAAGGAAATGCTTTTGGTAGCGAGGGGTCGTGGTGTGGTGATGACCCCTCAGGAGGAGTTTCACCTCAGCCTGTCTCAGACAGTGGCGCTGAGACACCACTGGATCCAGCCCTTCACACAGAGTCTCAGAGCCGGCCTTGTGCATTGCAAGAG GTTTATATGTTCAGCGGGGAGACTGAGGATCTATTGTAATGCTGAAGGAACAAG GACATTTCTCGGGATGGAAGTGTCTAATGGGCATGCCCAGTTGTTGGACCTGGTCCAAGTAGTAGACAAAACAATGGCAGAGTTTCACTTGGACCCTTTCTATAAG GATCCGTCTTTCCATGTAAGTTTAGCCTGGTGTGTTGGAGATTTGAGGGAACAGATGAAGGAAGGAATTCAGGAGCTGCAG AGTCTGGTTGATGATCATGAAGAAGGACCATTTCAGCTAATGTTGGATTGCGTTGAGGTGCAATGCAGGACAGGAAACAAGACCTTTCGTTTCCCTCTGTAG
- the pla2g15 gene encoding group XV phospholipase A2, whose protein sequence is MRAWHWITACSSLLHIWLLLSLFVDRSNETPLEKCRGKKSCQPPRPPVVLIPGDLGNQLEAKLDKPSVVHYICYKKTDSFFTLWLNLELLVPVAIDCWIDNMRLIYNGSTHASSSPPGVNIRVPGFGKTFPLEYLDPSKHSVGMYFFSIVQAMVDWGYTRDDDVRGAPYDWRKAPNENKEFFLVLQQMIEEMAEKAGGPVVLIAHSMGNMYTLYFLNQQPQAWKDRYIKAFVSLGPPWAGVAKTLRVLTSGDNNRIPVISPLKIRSQQRSAVSTSWLLPYAHSWPKDQVLVQTPTTNYTVLDYKQFFSDIGFEDGWLMRQDTESLVADLTPPGVVVHCLYGSGIPTSEAFSYSDKFPDVEPTVVFGDGDGTVNILSAIQCKRWMGKQKQPVMLEELPGNEHVDMLLNVTTVAYIKNVLFSP, encoded by the exons ATGAGGGCTTGGCACTGGATCACAGCCTGCTCTTCGCTGCTCCATATCTGGTTGTTATTGTCGCTGTTTGTGGATCGCAGTAACGAGACACCTTTGGAGAAATGTCGCGGAAAGAAGTCCTGTCAGCCCCCAAGACCTCCTGTGGTTCTCA TACCAGGGGACCTGGGGAACCAGTTGGAGGCGAAGCTGGATAAACCAAGTGTGGTCCATTACATCTGCTACAAGAAGACAGACTCTTTTTTCACTCTATGGCTCAACCTGGAGTTGCTGGTTCCTGTAGCCATAGACTGTTGGATAGACAATATGAG gcTGATCTACAACGGGTCCACACACGCCAGTTCATCCCCACCAGGTGTAAACATTCGTGTCCCAGGGTTCGGAAAAACGTTTCCACTAGAGTATCTGGACCCCAGCAAACACAGTGTTG GTATGTATTTCTTTAGTATTGTACAGGCGATGGTAGATTGGGGCTATACCAGagatgatgatgtcagaggAGCTCCCTATGATTGGAGGAAAGCCCCAA ATGAGAATAAAGAGTTTTTCCTGGTGTTGCAGCAGATGATTGAAGAGATGGCAGAGAAAGCTGGCGGGCCTGTGGTGCTGATCGCTCACAGCATGGGCAACATGTACACATTATACTTCCTTAATCAGCAGCCACAGGCCTGGAAAGACCGATACATCAAAGCCTTTGTCTCTCTTGGACCACCATGGGCAGGGGTGGCCAAGACTCTGCGTGTGCTTACCTCAG GGGATAACAACCGCATCCCTGTGATCAGCCCGTTAAAGATTCGCTCGCAGCAACGCTCTGCTGTGTCCACCTCATGGCTGCTCCCCTATGCCCATTCTTGGCCAAAAGATCag GTCTTGGTTCAAACACCCACCACCAACTACACTGTGCTGGACTACAAACAATTCTTCTCAGACATTGGTTTTGAAGATGGCTGGTTAATGCGGCAGGACACGGAGTCGTTGGTGGCCGATCTTACACCTCCTGGGGTGGTTGTCCACTGCTTGTATGGCAGCGGCATTCCCACCTCTGAGGCCTTCAGTTACTCTGACAAATTCCCAGATGTGGAGCCCACAGTGGTGTTTGGTGATGGCGATGGGACAGTAAACATACTCAGTGCTATTCAGTGCAAACGTTGGATGGGAAAGCAAAAGCAGCCTGTTATGTTAGAAGAACTTCCAGGGAATGAACATGTGGACATGTTATTGAACGTCACAACAGTGGCTTACATCAAGAATGTGCTGTTCTCTCCATGA